The following are encoded in a window of Flavobacterium sp. WC2421 genomic DNA:
- the galE gene encoding UDP-glucose 4-epimerase GalE, whose amino-acid sequence MKILVTGGLGFIGSHTVVELQNQGFDVLIVDDLSNTSLSVLDGISNITGKIPAFEKLDLRDKTKVQAFFNRHHDITGVIHFAASKAVGESVGNPLLYYENNLSTLIYILQELEKKEEASFIFSSSCTVYGQAEKMPITEDAPVQTAMSPYGNTKQIGEEIIIDTAKVTNINAILLRYFNPIGAHPSGEIGELPLGVPQNLVPFITQTGMGIRTELSVFGHDYPTPDGTCIRDYIHVVDLAKAHVIALQRLLNKKNLEKVEVFNLGTGTGSSVLEVIYSFEKGSGKKLPYKLVPRREGDVIEAFANTDKANNVLGWKAESTLDEAMASAWAWEQKVRK is encoded by the coding sequence ATGAAAATACTTGTAACAGGAGGTTTGGGTTTTATAGGTTCACATACTGTTGTAGAATTACAAAATCAAGGTTTTGATGTACTAATTGTAGATGATTTGTCAAATACATCACTAAGTGTATTGGATGGAATTTCAAATATAACTGGAAAAATCCCAGCATTCGAAAAGTTAGATTTAAGAGATAAAACTAAGGTACAAGCGTTTTTTAATAGACACCACGATATAACAGGAGTAATTCACTTTGCAGCTTCAAAAGCAGTTGGAGAAAGTGTTGGAAATCCATTGTTGTATTATGAAAATAACCTAAGTACGCTAATCTATATTTTGCAGGAATTAGAGAAAAAAGAGGAGGCAAGTTTTATTTTTAGTTCTTCTTGTACTGTTTATGGTCAAGCCGAAAAAATGCCAATTACGGAGGATGCTCCTGTTCAAACAGCAATGTCACCTTACGGAAATACTAAGCAAATAGGAGAAGAAATCATTATAGATACAGCTAAGGTTACTAATATAAATGCTATTTTATTGCGTTATTTTAACCCGATAGGTGCACATCCTTCTGGGGAAATTGGTGAGTTGCCTCTTGGAGTTCCTCAAAATTTGGTCCCTTTTATCACCCAAACAGGAATGGGTATCAGAACTGAATTATCTGTTTTTGGTCATGATTATCCTACTCCTGATGGAACCTGTATTCGCGATTATATACATGTTGTAGATTTGGCGAAAGCCCATGTTATTGCATTACAACGCTTGTTAAATAAAAAGAATTTAGAAAAAGTGGAAGTTTTTAACTTAGGAACAGGTACAGGAAGCTCCGTTCTTGAAGTTATTTATTCATTTGAAAAAGGGAGTGGTAAAAAATTGCCTTATAAACTTGTTCCGCGTCGTGAGGGTGATGTGATCGAAGCATTTGCCAATACGGATAAAGCAAATAATGTATTAGGTTGGAAAGCAGAGTCAACACTTGACGAAGCAATGGCTAGTGCATGGGCTTGGGAACAGAAAGTTAGAAAATAG
- a CDS encoding DegT/DnrJ/EryC1/StrS family aminotransferase, with product MKKIQMVDLKSQYDKISAVVNESIQEVLNTNTYINGPQVHQFQKTLEDYLDVKHVIPCANGTDALQIAMMGLGLKPGDEVITADFTFAATVEVIALLQLTPVLVDVDLHNMNISIEEIKRAITPKTKAIVPVHLFGRAANMEAIMAVAKEYNLYVIEDNAQAIGANCKFSDGTKKKAGTIGHVGATSFFPSKNLGCYGDGGAIFTNDDALAHTLRGIVNHGMYERYHHDVVGVNSRLDSIQAAVLNAKLPLLDEYNKARQDAARKYSLAFEGHKNIIAPNICDICDCHVFHQYTLRIIDADRDGLMQHLLDKGIPCAIYYPIPLHSQKAYMDVRYKEEDFPVTNQLVKEVISLPMHTELDDEQIKFITDSVLEFLK from the coding sequence ATGAAAAAAATTCAAATGGTTGACCTAAAAAGTCAATATGATAAAATTTCGGCTGTTGTAAATGAGTCTATCCAAGAAGTTTTAAACACAAATACCTATATCAACGGTCCTCAAGTGCACCAATTTCAAAAAACATTAGAGGATTATCTAGATGTTAAGCATGTAATTCCATGTGCAAACGGGACGGATGCTTTGCAAATCGCCATGATGGGATTGGGTTTGAAGCCAGGAGATGAAGTTATTACTGCTGATTTTACGTTTGCTGCAACGGTAGAGGTAATTGCTTTGTTGCAATTGACACCAGTTTTAGTAGATGTGGATCTACATAATATGAATATTTCTATTGAAGAAATAAAACGTGCCATTACTCCAAAAACAAAAGCAATTGTACCAGTTCATTTATTTGGACGAGCGGCCAATATGGAAGCGATTATGGCAGTTGCCAAGGAATATAATTTATATGTTATAGAGGATAATGCACAAGCGATTGGTGCCAACTGTAAATTCTCGGATGGTACTAAAAAGAAAGCAGGTACTATTGGTCATGTTGGAGCTACTTCATTTTTTCCATCTAAAAATTTAGGGTGCTATGGTGATGGTGGCGCTATTTTTACTAATGATGATGCTTTAGCACATACATTGCGTGGAATTGTAAATCACGGAATGTACGAGCGCTATCACCATGATGTAGTAGGAGTGAATTCCCGTTTAGATAGTATTCAAGCTGCTGTTTTAAATGCTAAATTACCTTTGTTAGATGAATATAATAAAGCAAGACAAGATGCAGCTAGAAAGTATTCACTTGCATTTGAAGGACATAAAAACATTATTGCGCCAAACATTTGTGACATTTGTGATTGTCATGTTTTTCATCAATATACCTTGCGCATTATAGATGCGGATAGAGATGGATTAATGCAGCATTTATTAGATAAAGGAATTCCTTGTGCTATTTATTATCCAATTCCGTTACACTCTCAAAAAGCGTATATGGATGTTCGTTACAAAGAAGAAGATTTTCCTGTGACAAACCAACTGGTAAAAGAAGTTATTTCGTTACCGATGCATACAGAGCTTGATGATGAACAAATAAAATTCATTACGGACAGTGTTTTAGAGTTTTTAAAATAA